In Bacillus cereus ATCC 14579, a single window of DNA contains:
- a CDS encoding DUF2268 domain-containing protein, with protein MGIVETAEWLHLYYGRPEKLCEKFTKYIPLPKERLYRFLISKGMYRPIMRGEKEIKELEEKEIWKELSLEYDKLKNWLKGPDVPVFILLSDSYNQTVQEEYNGRAGLSMRHVIFLFVCGRNSVEELKVLLAHEYHHICRLHQIETKETEYTLLDTMIMEGLAEQAVTERYTEKNNAPWTAYLSKEEAVYYWKNVVHERISIKRGTREHDILLNGFHSYPKMLGYALGFHIVKDCVTLEGEDTLSLLSIDAKEILNKANTFHI; from the coding sequence TATATTATGGACGGCCAGAAAAACTTTGTGAGAAATTTACGAAGTATATTCCGTTGCCAAAAGAAAGGTTGTATCGCTTTTTAATTTCAAAAGGGATGTATCGCCCGATCATGCGCGGAGAAAAGGAAATTAAAGAATTAGAAGAAAAGGAAATTTGGAAAGAATTGAGCCTGGAGTATGATAAACTGAAAAATTGGTTAAAAGGTCCAGATGTCCCTGTCTTTATTTTATTATCAGATTCCTATAATCAAACTGTACAAGAAGAGTATAACGGTAGGGCTGGATTATCTATGCGTCATGTTATTTTCTTATTCGTATGTGGGCGGAATTCGGTAGAAGAATTAAAAGTGTTATTGGCGCATGAATATCATCACATATGCAGGTTACATCAAATTGAGACGAAAGAAACAGAATATACATTACTTGATACGATGATTATGGAAGGGCTAGCGGAACAAGCAGTAACAGAAAGGTATACAGAAAAAAACAATGCACCGTGGACGGCGTATCTTTCAAAAGAAGAGGCTGTTTATTATTGGAAAAATGTTGTACATGAAAGAATAAGTATAAAACGAGGAACAAGGGAACATGACATCTTATTAAATGGCTTTCACTCTTATCCGAAGATGCTTGGCTATGCGCTTGGATTTCATATTGTCAAAGATTGTGTAACTTTGGAAGGAGAAGATACACTTTCTTTATTATCTATAGATGCAAAAGAAATATTGAATAAAGCAAATACATTTCATATATAA
- a CDS encoding YjbA family protein — MLYLHDVWVNWFEGEENGYNVCHFYEWRKDDTIELLDQVPLLKVDATLYHYIENELLELPQKMLKTYIIRLIFVKIMNVCSKSIALLLQNGKGIIAIDTIGYNVPIRKSRLIPRQEQMVYEMVENVQAEKYEFQVEETEKEHHILSPSPFIMNGLTRKERQLKQLLFMALDQLHTTKNTAEIRYWFTEWDPSAYGMVQHMEFEDIWAKLYDEAKTGWSDKHEQLCERLVKGQPFFEKLWEMENEQKVN; from the coding sequence ATGTTATATCTACATGATGTATGGGTAAATTGGTTTGAAGGTGAAGAAAATGGGTATAACGTTTGTCATTTTTACGAATGGCGGAAAGATGATACGATTGAGCTATTAGATCAAGTGCCATTATTAAAAGTAGATGCCACATTATATCATTACATCGAGAACGAATTGTTAGAGCTTCCGCAAAAAATGCTGAAGACGTACATCATAAGGCTTATATTCGTAAAAATCATGAACGTTTGCAGCAAGAGTATTGCTTTGTTGTTACAGAATGGAAAAGGAATTATTGCGATTGACACAATTGGTTACAATGTACCAATTCGCAAAAGTAGACTTATACCACGTCAAGAGCAGATGGTATATGAGATGGTAGAAAACGTACAAGCAGAAAAGTATGAGTTCCAAGTAGAAGAAACAGAAAAAGAACATCATATTTTATCACCATCGCCTTTCATTATGAATGGCTTGACTCGTAAAGAAAGACAGCTAAAACAATTATTATTTATGGCGTTAGATCAATTACATACAACGAAAAACACAGCAGAAATTCGCTATTGGTTCACAGAGTGGGATCCATCAGCATATGGAATGGTTCAACATATGGAATTTGAAGATATTTGGGCTAAGCTGTATGATGAAGCGAAAACAGGCTGGTCTGATAAGCACGAACAATTATGCGAGCGTCTCGTAAAAGGACAGCCATTTTTTGAAAAGTTATGGGAAATGGAAAATGAGCAAAAGGTAAATTAA
- a CDS encoding DUF3899 domain-containing protein, translating to MNKVFFHTCILIFIAMIASSIGAFLISSQFLLNFVNILFYIALFFILIGGFLYIFQNGFFNVTIYAFQRVFGTNKKIDSLIEEVEEPTDKKERIYKTYSFKWTYPICITGIFLGLFSTLISFTILM from the coding sequence TTGAATAAAGTTTTTTTTCATACTTGTATACTAATTTTTATAGCGATGATTGCTTCTAGTATTGGCGCATTCCTCATTTCATCTCAATTTTTGTTGAACTTTGTCAACATTTTGTTTTATATTGCACTGTTTTTTATTCTTATCGGCGGTTTTTTATACATATTTCAAAATGGTTTTTTCAATGTAACCATTTACGCATTCCAAAGAGTATTTGGTACGAACAAAAAGATTGACTCTTTAATTGAAGAAGTCGAGGAACCTACAGATAAGAAAGAACGTATTTATAAAACATATTCATTCAAATGGACATATCCAATTTGTATTACAGGTATCTTCCTTGGGTTGTTCTCGACCCTCATTAGCTTTACTATTTTGATGTAG
- a CDS encoding peptide ABC transporter substrate-binding protein, which produces MKKKIPLLLASTLTASMLLSACSYQKDDAKAKGKENATSSSNGKQILNLTELSEIPSMDASLASDSSSSTALNNTMEGLYRIGKDQKRMPGVAEDVEKLDDGKKYIFKLRKDAKWSNGEPVTAKDFVYSWKRAVNPDTKATYSYIMFDIKNAEKIHKKELPADQLGVKAIDDYTLEVELDNPVPYFIDLTVYPVFYPLNENFVKAQGDKFGLEANTTLYNGPFVMSDWKHEQSFQFKKNPSYWDNKTVKIEEINFNIVKNTATDVNLYETNAIDRAALTSEFVDKFRKSPEFQTRKEAGVAYLRFNQSNQYLSNKNLRKAISMSFDRDNIAKVILNNGAIGAYGFVGKDFAEGPNKKDFRAENGKLVETNPKEAKKLWETAKKELGTDKIELEFLNFDNEDAKKVGEFLKGEMEKNLPGLSIKIKQQPFAQKNKLEDSQQYDIAFGIWGPDFPDPISYLDMFVTNGSQNKTGYSNQKYDELILKAKTDTKDLQARWDNLLEVEKMLIKEDAVITPIFQKGSAYVVKGAVKDIIPINYGGKLTYKWASVEQK; this is translated from the coding sequence ATGAAGAAAAAGATACCGTTATTACTTGCATCAACTTTAACTGCAAGTATGTTGCTTAGCGCGTGTAGCTACCAAAAAGATGACGCAAAAGCAAAAGGGAAAGAGAACGCTACGAGTAGTAGTAACGGAAAACAGATTCTTAATTTAACAGAGTTATCTGAAATTCCGTCAATGGATGCATCATTGGCATCTGATTCTTCATCTTCTACAGCATTAAATAATACGATGGAAGGTTTATATCGTATTGGCAAAGATCAAAAGAGAATGCCTGGAGTTGCAGAAGATGTCGAAAAGCTAGATGATGGGAAGAAATACATATTTAAATTAAGAAAAGATGCGAAATGGTCGAATGGGGAACCTGTAACAGCTAAAGATTTTGTGTATTCATGGAAAAGAGCAGTAAATCCAGATACAAAAGCAACGTATTCGTACATTATGTTCGATATTAAAAATGCAGAGAAAATTCATAAAAAAGAATTACCTGCTGACCAATTAGGTGTAAAAGCGATTGATGATTATACATTAGAAGTAGAATTAGACAATCCCGTTCCTTACTTTATCGATTTAACAGTTTATCCAGTATTTTACCCACTAAATGAAAACTTTGTAAAAGCACAAGGGGATAAATTTGGTTTAGAGGCAAATACAACATTATATAACGGTCCATTCGTTATGAGTGATTGGAAACATGAACAAAGTTTCCAATTCAAGAAGAATCCTTCATATTGGGATAATAAAACGGTTAAAATCGAAGAAATCAACTTTAATATTGTAAAAAATACAGCAACTGATGTAAATTTATATGAGACAAACGCGATTGATCGAGCGGCTTTAACGTCTGAATTTGTTGATAAATTTAGAAAAAGCCCAGAGTTCCAAACAAGAAAAGAAGCAGGGGTTGCTTACTTAAGATTTAACCAAAGTAATCAGTACTTAAGTAATAAAAACTTAAGAAAAGCAATTTCAATGTCCTTTGACCGTGATAACATTGCAAAAGTTATTTTAAATAACGGTGCAATTGGAGCTTACGGATTTGTTGGAAAAGATTTCGCTGAAGGTCCGAATAAAAAAGATTTCCGAGCTGAAAATGGAAAGCTAGTTGAAACAAATCCAAAAGAAGCGAAAAAGCTTTGGGAAACAGCGAAGAAAGAGCTTGGAACTGATAAAATCGAACTAGAATTCTTAAACTTTGATAATGAAGATGCTAAAAAAGTTGGGGAATTCTTAAAAGGTGAGATGGAAAAGAACTTACCAGGTTTATCAATTAAAATTAAACAGCAACCATTCGCACAAAAAAATAAATTAGAAGATTCTCAGCAATATGATATTGCGTTTGGTATTTGGGGACCAGATTTCCCAGATCCAATCTCATATTTAGATATGTTTGTTACGAATGGTTCTCAAAATAAAACAGGGTATTCTAATCAGAAATATGATGAGTTAATCCTAAAAGCTAAAACAGATACAAAAGATTTACAAGCTCGCTGGGACAACCTTCTAGAAGTAGAGAAGATGTTAATTAAAGAGGATGCAGTTATCACTCCAATCTTCCAAAAAGGTTCAGCGTATGTAGTAAAAGGTGCCGTAAAAGATATTATCCCAATTAACTATGGTGGTAAATTAACTTACAAATGGGCATCTGTTGAACAAAAATAA
- the opp3b gene encoding oligopeptide ABC transporter permease has product MGRYVLKRFVYMALTLFLITTLTFFLMKLLPGSPLKNQEKLSPAQKEIILEKYGLNDPVPVQYARYLGNLAKGDLGVSFQYDNRPVTDMIVDRIGPSAQLGLQAIILGTFIGLILGIVAALRNNTWVDYSATVISVLGMSVPSFVFAALLQYFVGVKLGWFPVAFWKGPEFTVMPTIALSMGVIATIARFSRAELIEVMQADYILTAKAKGISQGVIIVKHALRNALIPVVTILGPMVAALITGTLVIEQIYAVPGLGEQFVKSITLNDYTVIMGTTIFYSAIFILVIFIVDILYGIIDPRIRLAGGKK; this is encoded by the coding sequence ATGGGACGTTATGTATTAAAACGTTTCGTGTACATGGCTTTGACATTATTTTTAATTACTACACTGACTTTCTTTTTGATGAAATTACTTCCGGGTTCTCCGCTTAAAAACCAGGAGAAGCTATCACCGGCACAAAAAGAAATCATTCTTGAAAAATACGGATTGAATGATCCGGTACCAGTTCAATACGCACGTTACTTAGGTAACCTAGCAAAAGGTGATTTAGGGGTATCATTCCAATATGATAACCGCCCAGTAACAGACATGATTGTGGATCGTATTGGACCATCAGCCCAATTAGGTTTACAAGCGATTATATTAGGAACATTTATCGGTTTAATTTTAGGTATTGTTGCCGCACTTCGTAATAATACGTGGGTAGATTATAGTGCAACAGTTATTTCGGTACTCGGAATGTCGGTACCATCATTCGTATTCGCCGCATTACTGCAATATTTCGTAGGGGTAAAACTTGGCTGGTTCCCAGTAGCATTCTGGAAAGGACCAGAGTTTACTGTAATGCCTACAATTGCATTATCGATGGGAGTTATCGCAACAATCGCACGTTTCTCTCGTGCAGAATTAATTGAAGTTATGCAAGCCGATTACATTTTAACAGCGAAAGCGAAAGGAATTAGCCAAGGCGTTATTATTGTCAAACATGCACTTCGTAATGCGTTAATTCCAGTTGTAACAATTTTAGGACCAATGGTTGCGGCATTAATTACAGGAACACTTGTTATCGAGCAAATTTATGCTGTACCAGGACTTGGGGAACAATTCGTTAAATCGATTACTTTAAATGACTATACAGTTATTATGGGAACTACGATTTTCTATAGTGCAATCTTCATTTTAGTTATTTTCATTGTCGATATTTTATACGGAATTATTGATCCTCGTATTCGTTTAGCGGGAGGGAAAAAATGA